In one Aeromicrobium wangtongii genomic region, the following are encoded:
- a CDS encoding sensor domain-containing diguanylate cyclase has translation MRRAGLPGIITGAVSLLLIIAMVVLIGRVLQPQLDDLRTGQRAMRDAHDAMLDQETGVRGYLASGNVDLLAPYTSGFRRSAELEKVLVASLSERPDLVDRAMDVITAQHAWQSRWAVPAVDPGSGAVAGRGDGRLGAAELSDYLQQGKELFDDYRAADVGLQTAVRADVARVERRIATTLLAAGGVLMLLGVVSLGMLVRLSRRLQRLVVAPVLEMTEDVDRVRQGHLDIEGRSVPEVFELAGLAAGVSAMTHSLAERHAAAEAREQELRVRSTRLEHVLELSRDLTESLSLRYTTMRLVKSVCELTKADQAELWLRGQDVEELVLIARSHEDAPVEGTSRRAGPAAIEIGVGAIGRAARYGRALPLDESANAVDDQTREVAIPMVVGARVVAVIAIRSASGPLDLSLIDGLLLQGASAIQAAQLHAEVEEISHKDALTGLANRRRFDTDLAAEVERAHRYDRPLVLIMLDLDHFKRINDVYGHQRGDEVLQDVAAVLTSDLRDIDTAYRYGGEELCVLMPESTAEQGAKAAERIRERIAGRFTWATMSPVTISAGVAQLGTDSTPATLVGVADQALYAAKRGGRDRVVIAE, from the coding sequence GTGCGACGGGCCGGACTGCCGGGCATCATCACCGGGGCGGTCTCCCTCCTGCTGATCATCGCGATGGTCGTTCTGATCGGGCGCGTCCTGCAGCCGCAGCTCGACGACCTGCGCACCGGCCAACGCGCCATGCGAGATGCGCACGACGCCATGCTCGACCAGGAGACGGGCGTGCGGGGGTACCTCGCCAGCGGCAACGTCGACCTCCTTGCGCCCTACACATCGGGCTTTCGGCGTAGCGCCGAGCTCGAGAAGGTGCTGGTGGCGTCCCTGAGCGAGCGACCCGATCTCGTCGATCGAGCCATGGATGTCATCACGGCTCAACACGCGTGGCAGAGCAGGTGGGCCGTTCCCGCGGTGGATCCGGGGAGCGGGGCCGTGGCCGGCCGGGGCGACGGACGACTGGGCGCCGCCGAGCTCTCGGACTACCTCCAACAGGGCAAGGAGCTGTTCGACGACTACCGTGCGGCCGACGTGGGGCTGCAGACCGCGGTCCGGGCGGACGTCGCGCGGGTGGAGCGCCGGATCGCCACGACCCTTCTGGCCGCCGGCGGCGTCCTGATGCTGCTCGGCGTCGTGTCGCTGGGCATGCTGGTCCGCCTGAGCCGCCGGCTGCAGCGCCTGGTCGTGGCGCCGGTGCTGGAGATGACCGAGGACGTCGACCGCGTGCGGCAGGGCCACCTCGACATCGAGGGGAGGTCCGTCCCGGAGGTCTTCGAGCTGGCGGGGCTGGCGGCGGGCGTCTCGGCGATGACCCATTCGCTCGCGGAGCGACACGCAGCGGCCGAGGCGCGCGAGCAGGAGCTGCGTGTCCGCAGCACACGGCTGGAGCACGTCCTCGAGCTCAGTCGCGACCTCACCGAGTCGCTCAGCCTGCGGTACACCACGATGCGGCTGGTCAAGTCGGTCTGCGAGCTGACGAAGGCCGACCAGGCCGAGCTGTGGCTGCGCGGCCAGGACGTCGAGGAGCTCGTGCTGATCGCTCGCTCCCACGAGGACGCTCCCGTGGAGGGCACGTCCCGGCGCGCGGGCCCCGCCGCCATCGAGATCGGCGTCGGAGCCATCGGCCGGGCCGCCCGGTACGGACGGGCGCTGCCGCTGGACGAGTCGGCGAACGCCGTGGACGACCAGACCAGGGAAGTCGCCATCCCGATGGTCGTCGGCGCCCGGGTGGTCGCAGTCATCGCGATCCGCTCGGCCTCCGGCCCCCTGGACCTGTCGCTGATCGACGGCCTGCTGCTGCAGGGCGCCTCGGCCATCCAGGCCGCGCAGCTGCATGCCGAGGTCGAGGAGATCTCGCACAAGGACGCGCTGACCGGCCTGGCCAACCGGCGACGGTTCGACACCGACCTGGCCGCCGAGGTGGAACGCGCGCACCGCTACGACCGGCCGCTCGTGCTGATCATGCTGGATCTTGACCATTTCAAACGCATCAACGACGTCTACGGCCACCAGCGCGGTGACGAGGTGCTGCAGGACGTCGCCGCGGTGCTGACGAGCGATCTGCGCGACATCGACACCGCCTACCGCTACGGCGGCGAGGAGCTCTGCGTGCTGATGCCCGAGTCCACCGCCGAACAGGGCGCGAAGGCCGCCGAACGCATCCGGGAGCGCATCGCGGGGCGATTCACCTGGGCGACGATGTCGCCGGTCACCATCTCGGCCGGCGTGGCGCAGCTGGGCACCGACAGCACGCCCGCCACCCTCGTCGGTGTGGCCGACCAGGCGCTCTACGCCGCCAAGCGCGGCGGTCGGGACCGGGTCGTCATCGCGGAGTGA
- a CDS encoding SGNH/GDSL hydrolase family protein, whose amino-acid sequence MTAGLAVTALAMTMTMTTTAANAAIDVYDNGPGGERYVAMGDSVAAGPILLPQRPGGSPCFRSEKNFATQTAAAIGARKFTDATCSSATIDNITTPQGSEPPQIDAVDKNTTLVTVGPIGANDVGIVSTVSGCISVVAPGCKERDGQTVHNKIEATRAELATALAAIKKKAPRAAVVVVGYGLYIPPAGCPLVQPLTSSDADYIQGLVDHMSNVLRDSARAAGATFADLRATPGSMDHTACAAPGQRWIEGLVPASADGAIPFHPTALGMQAVAPTVTAAARRAAAERNTRIVKDVRGEAVCRGSKVRLRVLTKGGPVVRTDFKVGNKFLGRDSSAPFVRFTSRKALKKHSGKLTARAKITLPDTTATYTIKISRPRCSR is encoded by the coding sequence ATGACTGCTGGGCTCGCCGTGACGGCGCTGGCCATGACGATGACGATGACGACGACCGCCGCGAATGCAGCCATCGACGTGTACGACAACGGCCCCGGGGGCGAGCGGTACGTCGCGATGGGTGACTCGGTCGCCGCCGGACCGATCCTGCTGCCGCAGCGTCCCGGCGGCAGCCCCTGCTTCCGCAGCGAGAAGAACTTCGCCACCCAGACCGCCGCCGCGATCGGTGCCCGCAAGTTCACCGACGCCACCTGCTCGAGCGCGACGATCGACAACATCACCACGCCCCAGGGCTCCGAGCCGCCGCAGATCGACGCGGTCGACAAGAACACGACGCTGGTGACCGTCGGACCCATCGGCGCGAACGACGTCGGCATCGTCAGCACCGTCAGCGGGTGCATCAGCGTGGTCGCCCCCGGGTGCAAGGAGCGGGACGGCCAGACCGTCCACAACAAGATCGAGGCGACCCGCGCCGAGCTCGCCACGGCCCTCGCCGCGATCAAGAAGAAGGCGCCCCGCGCCGCGGTCGTCGTGGTCGGCTACGGCCTGTACATCCCGCCGGCCGGCTGCCCGCTGGTCCAGCCCCTGACGTCATCCGACGCCGACTACATCCAGGGCCTCGTCGACCACATGAGCAATGTCCTGCGCGACTCGGCGCGTGCGGCCGGTGCCACTTTCGCCGATCTGCGCGCGACGCCCGGCAGCATGGACCACACCGCGTGCGCGGCTCCCGGCCAGCGCTGGATCGAGGGCCTCGTGCCGGCCAGCGCTGACGGCGCGATCCCGTTCCACCCCACCGCGTTGGGCATGCAGGCCGTGGCCCCCACCGTCACCGCGGCAGCGCGCCGGGCCGCAGCCGAGCGCAACACCCGCATCGTCAAGGACGTGCGTGGTGAGGCCGTGTGCCGCGGCTCGAAGGTGCGGCTGCGCGTGCTGACCAAGGGCGGCCCGGTCGTGCGGACCGACTTCAAGGTCGGCAACAAGTTCCTGGGCCGCGACAGCTCGGCCCCGTTCGTGCGATTCACCTCGCGCAAGGCGCTCAAGAAGCACTCGGGCAAGCTGACCGCGCGGGCCAAGATCACGCTGCCCGACACGACCGCCACCTACACCATCAAGATCAGTCGGCCGCGCTGCTCGCGCTGA
- a CDS encoding M23 family metallopeptidase, whose product MATDNGSGHRTSKFRRNLLTKVRLSPAMLGVVAVTAAGLGSLSTHDPEVAGDTLITQAYEAAQTEGVQTAAPSTPTASPEASVDVSRSYDRPPMEEATAELIEQRTAALEAKEQAIAAQAAAVQQEQERQAQEQARQAQEQARQAQARQERRAKRAEQRRIRQAEKRRNGWVKPVSGYTLTARFGQQSSLWSSGAHTGLDFAGPSGSKLVSMTAGRVTAAGYAGAYGNRTVITMADGTEIWYCHQSRIVANVGEKVSPGELIGYTGSTGNVTGPHLHLEVRPGGGGPVDPAAMMRKHGINP is encoded by the coding sequence GTGGCGACCGACAACGGGTCAGGTCACCGCACGTCGAAGTTCAGGCGCAACCTGCTGACGAAGGTCAGGCTCTCGCCCGCCATGTTGGGCGTCGTCGCGGTGACCGCCGCCGGCCTCGGTTCGCTCTCGACACATGATCCGGAGGTCGCGGGCGACACCCTGATCACGCAGGCCTATGAGGCCGCTCAGACGGAAGGCGTGCAGACCGCTGCACCGAGCACACCGACCGCATCGCCCGAGGCTTCGGTCGATGTGAGCCGCAGCTACGACCGCCCCCCGATGGAGGAGGCGACTGCTGAGCTGATCGAGCAGCGCACTGCCGCGCTCGAGGCGAAGGAGCAGGCCATCGCAGCACAAGCGGCGGCCGTCCAGCAGGAGCAGGAACGTCAGGCGCAGGAGCAGGCACGCCAGGCCCAGGAGCAGGCACGCCAGGCCCAGGCACGTCAGGAACGTCGGGCCAAGAGGGCCGAGCAGCGCCGCATCCGGCAGGCGGAGAAGCGTCGCAACGGGTGGGTCAAGCCCGTCTCGGGATACACGCTGACGGCCCGTTTCGGCCAGCAGAGCTCGCTGTGGTCCAGCGGCGCGCACACCGGGCTGGACTTCGCCGGGCCCTCGGGCTCAAAGCTCGTCTCCATGACGGCAGGAAGGGTCACGGCGGCCGGTTACGCAGGCGCCTATGGCAACCGCACGGTCATCACCATGGCCGACGGCACGGAGATCTGGTACTGCCACCAGAGCCGGATCGTGGCCAACGTGGGCGAGAAGGTCTCCCCGGGCGAGCTGATCGGTTACACCGGCTCGACCGGCAACGTCACCGGTCCGCACCTGCACCTGGAGGTCAGGCCGGGCGGCGGCGGACCCGTCGATCCCGCAGCGATGATGCGCAAGCACGGCATCAACCCCTGA
- a CDS encoding class II glutamine amidotransferase has translation MCRWLAYSGSPILLEELLYRPSPSLIDQSLHAQMGAEATNGDGFGVGWYGLDTTTRDMPDTRGPNVPVLFRGIEPAWNDQNLRELARSTSSGLFFAHLRASTGSPVQQTNCHPFRHDRWLWMHNGAIRDFALLKRDLTLAVDPALYPAMEGSTDSEVMFHLAMTFGLTDDPVTAVERMVGFVEATGRRHGVEHPVQMTVATSDGESLWSFRYSSEHQSRTLYVSAEMATLRLLYPDNPAFVGLSEETRVVVSEPVGDFAGAWHPFPESSYGIVQPGNDVMGDFRPRDP, from the coding sequence ATGTGTCGTTGGCTGGCGTACTCAGGTAGTCCGATCCTGCTCGAAGAGCTGCTCTACCGACCATCGCCCTCCCTGATCGACCAGAGCCTGCACGCCCAGATGGGGGCCGAGGCCACCAACGGGGACGGCTTCGGGGTGGGTTGGTACGGCCTGGACACGACCACGCGCGACATGCCCGACACACGTGGTCCCAACGTGCCGGTCCTGTTCCGCGGCATCGAACCGGCGTGGAACGACCAGAACCTGCGCGAGCTCGCCCGGTCGACGTCGTCCGGCCTGTTCTTCGCCCACCTGCGTGCCAGCACCGGCTCACCGGTCCAGCAGACCAACTGCCACCCCTTCCGGCACGACCGCTGGCTGTGGATGCACAACGGGGCGATCCGCGACTTCGCACTGCTCAAGCGCGACCTCACCCTGGCCGTCGACCCGGCGCTCTACCCCGCCATGGAGGGATCGACCGACTCCGAGGTGATGTTCCACCTCGCGATGACCTTCGGCCTCACGGACGATCCGGTGACGGCGGTCGAACGGATGGTGGGCTTCGTCGAGGCGACCGGACGCCGGCACGGAGTGGAGCACCCCGTGCAGATGACCGTGGCGACCTCCGACGGCGAGAGCCTGTGGTCGTTCCGCTACTCCAGCGAGCACCAGAGCCGGACGCTGTACGTCAGCGCGGAGATGGCCACCCTGCGCCTCCTCTACCCCGACAACCCGGCGTTCGTCGGCCTGTCCGAGGAGACCCGCGTCGTGGTGTCCGAGCCCGTGGGCGACTTCGCCGGCGCATGGCATCCCTTTCCGGAGTCCAGCTATGGCATCGTCCAGCCCGGCAACGACGTGATGGGTGACTTTCGGCCCCGCGACCCGTGA
- a CDS encoding ion channel produces the protein MAWARPGWTAVALLLVYFAVPVTWDSSPAVIGISLVLTFAGLILLAHMMVLELRAVRDGTTRRSDRAVAMMLMLVVVAFAMTFYLMELFAPGQISGLRTRIDALYFTVSTMATVGFGDVHATGQAARAVVSALIVFTAVVVASLLRTHTRLGRAQD, from the coding sequence ATGGCGTGGGCCAGGCCAGGTTGGACGGCCGTAGCCCTGCTGCTCGTCTACTTCGCCGTGCCGGTGACGTGGGACAGCTCGCCCGCCGTGATCGGGATCAGCCTGGTCCTGACGTTCGCCGGGCTCATCCTGCTGGCCCACATGATGGTGCTCGAGCTCCGGGCCGTGCGTGACGGCACGACGCGGCGCAGCGACCGCGCAGTGGCCATGATGCTGATGCTCGTCGTCGTGGCGTTCGCCATGACCTTCTACCTGATGGAGCTGTTCGCCCCTGGGCAGATCTCCGGGCTCCGGACGCGCATCGACGCTCTCTACTTCACGGTGAGCACGATGGCCACCGTGGGCTTCGGGGACGTCCACGCGACGGGACAGGCGGCCCGTGCCGTGGTCAGCGCGCTCATCGTCTTCACCGCTGTCGTCGTGGCGTCGTTGCTGCGAACCCACACCAGGCTCGGCCGGGCGCAGGATTGA
- a CDS encoding universal stress protein: MSTSGAAPITVGVDDSQHAALVFAAEEARIQGCAVRVVHGFIVPPSPPQAMSAAYGVDIEGSFRESGREVLADAVQYLTSRYGDVTVEQVLERGPASRVLIDASATSRLLVLGQDDATPWYSRLFRSRVSRDLTVDALCPVVVVPDTWSTRTPADGVTLLLDQRSSATGAVRFAFEHASRHDGTLHAVHVGDTGTREGPDMRTLVDSWCARYPDVQVATSVVPGAPDPSTVTSFARTGLLVLGRPREHLLPGLPDKSLARAVLEHAGCPVAVVPDDHDV, translated from the coding sequence ATGAGCACCAGCGGCGCCGCACCGATCACCGTCGGGGTCGACGACTCCCAGCACGCGGCCCTGGTCTTCGCCGCCGAGGAGGCCCGGATCCAGGGCTGCGCCGTGCGGGTGGTGCACGGCTTCATCGTGCCGCCGAGTCCACCGCAGGCCATGAGCGCGGCCTACGGCGTCGACATCGAGGGGTCATTTCGTGAGAGCGGTCGCGAGGTGCTGGCGGACGCCGTCCAGTACCTGACCTCCCGGTACGGGGACGTCACGGTCGAGCAGGTGCTCGAGCGCGGCCCGGCGTCGAGGGTCCTGATCGACGCCTCGGCGACATCACGACTCCTGGTGCTCGGCCAGGACGACGCGACACCGTGGTACTCCCGGCTGTTTCGCAGCCGGGTGTCGCGCGATCTGACCGTCGACGCGCTCTGCCCCGTGGTCGTGGTGCCCGACACCTGGAGCACCCGGACTCCCGCTGACGGAGTCACGCTGCTGCTCGACCAGCGATCCTCCGCGACGGGTGCGGTGCGGTTCGCGTTCGAGCACGCGTCCCGCCACGACGGCACGCTGCACGCCGTGCACGTGGGGGACACCGGCACCCGGGAAGGGCCAGACATGCGAACGCTGGTCGACTCCTGGTGCGCCAGGTACCCCGATGTGCAGGTGGCCACGAGCGTGGTCCCGGGTGCGCCGGACCCCTCGACGGTGACGTCGTTCGCGCGCACCGGGCTGCTGGTCCTCGGCCGTCCGCGCGAGCATCTCCTGCCCGGCCTGCCCGACAAGTCACTCGCCCGCGCGGTTCTCGAGCACGCCGGGTGCCCGGTGGCCGTCGTGCCGGACGACCACGACGTCTGA
- a CDS encoding GAF and ANTAR domain-containing protein: MNNFTDSFAEFATALTAAEDFDDTAEQLIVYAVETLGAGSGAITLLKAGGRLETIGATDPMVVDADLMQYELEEGPCVDTTRHARVVMSGLVGEDERWPRWGPAVAQLGLKSILSAELHGLGPRIGSLNLYSSAPNAFSAEDAELASILADQSAAVMGAAATRERGLRQALETRTLIGQAQGLIMGRFSLDADHAFSVLRRFSQESDQHLRDVAEMLVSDRELLHGLAEARSRSAQ; encoded by the coding sequence ATGAACAACTTCACCGACAGTTTTGCGGAGTTCGCCACAGCACTCACCGCCGCCGAGGACTTCGACGACACCGCTGAGCAGCTCATCGTGTACGCGGTCGAGACGCTGGGCGCCGGGTCCGGCGCGATCACCCTGCTCAAGGCCGGGGGACGTCTGGAGACCATCGGCGCGACCGATCCGATGGTGGTTGACGCGGACCTGATGCAGTACGAGCTCGAGGAGGGGCCCTGCGTCGACACCACGCGGCACGCCCGCGTCGTGATGTCGGGCCTGGTCGGCGAGGACGAACGGTGGCCTCGGTGGGGGCCGGCCGTCGCCCAGCTCGGGCTCAAGAGCATCCTGTCTGCCGAGCTCCACGGCCTCGGTCCGCGGATCGGTTCGCTCAACCTGTACAGCTCGGCGCCGAACGCCTTCTCGGCGGAGGATGCCGAGCTCGCAAGCATCTTGGCGGACCAGAGTGCAGCGGTGATGGGCGCCGCCGCCACCCGGGAGCGCGGGCTGCGGCAGGCCTTGGAGACACGCACGCTCATCGGCCAGGCGCAGGGACTGATCATGGGACGATTCAGCCTCGACGCCGATCATGCATTCTCGGTGCTGAGACGTTTCTCCCAGGAGTCCGATCAGCACCTGCGTGACGTGGCCGAGATGCTGGTGAGCGACCGCGAGCTCCTTCACGGCCTGGCAGAGGCCCGGTCCCGATCGGCTCAGTAG
- a CDS encoding HNH endonuclease family protein: protein MPRTPRPVALLAVVLAAVILGWYSWIDREDASQAAPSDLPATSAPDVAGAPGTGALASEALAQLAVKGRAPRTGYSREQFGRPWRDLDRNGCDQRNDVLRRDLSAISLKPGTRDCVVQSGVLVSPYSGRSVAFTRGSVTSRQVPIDHVVALSDAWQKGAQQWTADRREQFANDFLELVATDETTNSAKSDGDAATWLPPLKSSRCAYVARQVAIKAEYRLWVTAAERDAMRRVLAACPDERLPSGADRLSAPA, encoded by the coding sequence ATGCCACGCACTCCCCGACCGGTCGCCCTCCTGGCGGTCGTCCTCGCCGCGGTCATCCTCGGCTGGTACTCCTGGATCGACCGCGAGGACGCGTCGCAGGCGGCTCCGTCGGACCTGCCGGCGACCTCAGCCCCGGACGTGGCCGGCGCACCGGGGACCGGTGCCCTCGCCTCCGAGGCCCTCGCGCAGCTGGCGGTGAAGGGCCGGGCACCGAGGACGGGGTACTCCCGCGAGCAGTTCGGCCGGCCGTGGCGCGATCTGGACCGCAACGGCTGCGACCAGCGCAATGACGTCCTGCGCCGGGACCTGTCCGCCATCTCGCTCAAGCCGGGCACCCGCGACTGCGTCGTCCAGAGCGGCGTCCTGGTGTCTCCGTACTCGGGACGCAGCGTCGCCTTCACCCGCGGAAGCGTCACGTCACGCCAGGTGCCGATCGACCATGTCGTCGCGCTGAGCGATGCGTGGCAGAAGGGCGCGCAGCAGTGGACCGCGGATCGCCGCGAGCAGTTCGCCAACGACTTCCTCGAGCTGGTGGCGACCGACGAGACCACCAACTCGGCCAAGAGCGATGGGGACGCCGCGACCTGGCTCCCGCCGCTGAAGTCCTCACGCTGCGCCTACGTCGCCCGTCAGGTCGCGATCAAGGCCGAGTACCGGCTGTGGGTGACAGCCGCCGAGCGCGATGCGATGCGGCGGGTCCTGGCCGCATGCCCCGACGAGCGTCTCCCATCGGGCGCCGACCGCCTGTCGGCGCCGGCCTGA
- the aqpZ gene encoding aquaporin Z: MDDGVTSTPTTAQRLGAEALGTFWLVLGGCGTAVLAGDEVGALGIAFAFGLAVLTGAYAFGPVSGGHFNPAVSVGLATAGRFSWRDVPGYAAAQVVGASVAGVLLLVIAEGQPGFDAVESGFASNGYGDRSPGGYGLGAVLLTEVLLTAFFLFVILGVSARRAAVGFSGLAIGLALTLIHLISIPVSNTSVNPARSLGVAWFAGADALAQVWLFIVAPLVGAAIAGAAHATLLGDEPE, encoded by the coding sequence ATGGACGACGGAGTCACCTCCACCCCGACGACGGCCCAGCGCCTCGGAGCCGAGGCGCTGGGCACGTTCTGGCTCGTGCTCGGCGGGTGCGGCACGGCGGTGCTGGCCGGTGACGAGGTCGGTGCCCTGGGCATCGCCTTCGCCTTCGGCCTGGCCGTGCTCACCGGTGCATACGCCTTCGGTCCGGTGTCCGGCGGACACTTCAACCCGGCGGTGTCGGTCGGCTTGGCGACGGCCGGCAGGTTCTCGTGGCGGGACGTGCCCGGATATGCAGCCGCGCAGGTGGTCGGCGCCAGCGTCGCCGGAGTACTGCTCCTGGTGATCGCCGAGGGCCAGCCGGGCTTCGACGCCGTGGAGAGCGGCTTCGCATCCAATGGCTACGGCGACCGCTCGCCGGGTGGTTACGGGCTCGGTGCGGTGCTGCTGACCGAGGTGTTGCTGACCGCATTCTTCCTGTTCGTGATCCTCGGGGTCTCGGCACGACGGGCCGCCGTGGGATTCTCCGGCCTCGCGATCGGGTTGGCGCTGACCCTCATCCACCTGATCAGCATCCCGGTCAGCAACACCTCGGTGAACCCGGCCCGCTCGCTGGGCGTCGCGTGGTTCGCCGGCGCCGATGCGCTGGCGCAGGTCTGGTTGTTCATCGTGGCGCCCCTGGTCGGTGCGGCCATCGCCGGCGCGGCCCACGCCACCTTGCTGGGCGACGAGCCGGAATGA
- a CDS encoding phospholipase D family protein, with protein MPPSEKLSWFLTAAERGNPRTRIDADHPGDQAWTTGNVVRPLVHGRTYFAELFERIEATRAGDLIYFTDWQGDADERLTGEPGSEVVEVLGRADERGVDVRGLVWRSHSEALGFSSGENRRLGKELQDRGAEALLDMRVRMGGSHHQKMVVIRHRDDASRDIAYVGGIDLCHSRRDDADHAGDPQALQLAAEYGSTPPWHDLQAAISGPAVRDVETVFRERWQDPTPLSRSPINLLADVVRRLDRSPDPLPEQQPAPPAVEGGTHAVQLLRTYPDLRLGRDYDFAHGGERSVARGYSKAIGNARRLVYVEDQYLWGTRIGDVFTRALHDNPDLHVIVVVPMHPDKEGFNRTAQLLGRRRAMLEMLGAAPDRVAVYGIENHAGTPVYVHAKTCIVDDTWATIGSDNFNRRSWTHDSELSAAVVDLAEEGSFAQYLRLTLAAEHLDRDDVRDCADPSVMFETYARVAADLDRWHASGRVGVRPAGRLRRLEPPRLGPVQRLLAAIPYRVVHDPDGRPRPIRGTDRF; from the coding sequence GTGCCGCCCTCCGAGAAGCTGTCCTGGTTCCTGACTGCGGCGGAGCGCGGCAACCCCCGCACCCGCATCGACGCGGATCACCCGGGTGACCAGGCGTGGACCACGGGCAACGTCGTCCGTCCTCTCGTGCACGGCCGGACCTACTTCGCCGAGCTGTTCGAGCGCATCGAGGCGACCCGCGCGGGGGACCTCATCTACTTCACCGACTGGCAGGGCGATGCCGACGAACGGCTCACCGGCGAGCCCGGCAGCGAGGTCGTCGAGGTGCTGGGGCGAGCGGACGAGCGGGGCGTGGACGTGCGCGGCCTGGTGTGGCGATCACATTCCGAGGCGCTCGGATTCTCCTCCGGCGAGAACCGCCGACTCGGCAAGGAGCTGCAGGACCGCGGGGCCGAGGCCCTGCTGGACATGCGCGTGCGGATGGGTGGCTCGCACCACCAGAAGATGGTGGTCATCCGGCACCGCGACGACGCCAGCCGCGACATCGCGTACGTCGGCGGCATCGACCTGTGCCACTCGCGCCGCGACGACGCCGACCACGCAGGTGATCCCCAGGCGCTGCAGCTGGCCGCCGAGTACGGCTCGACCCCACCGTGGCACGACCTCCAGGCCGCGATCTCCGGGCCCGCGGTCCGCGACGTCGAGACGGTGTTCCGCGAGCGCTGGCAGGACCCGACGCCGCTGAGCCGCAGCCCGATCAACCTGCTCGCGGACGTGGTGCGGCGCCTCGACCGCAGCCCCGATCCGCTGCCCGAGCAGCAGCCCGCCCCGCCGGCGGTGGAGGGTGGCACCCATGCCGTCCAGCTGCTGAGGACGTACCCCGACCTGCGCCTGGGCCGGGACTACGACTTCGCCCACGGCGGTGAGCGCAGTGTCGCCCGCGGCTACAGCAAGGCCATCGGAAACGCCCGCCGCCTGGTCTACGTCGAGGACCAGTACCTGTGGGGCACCCGCATCGGTGACGTGTTCACCCGCGCCCTGCACGACAACCCGGACCTGCACGTCATCGTCGTCGTGCCGATGCACCCCGACAAGGAGGGGTTCAACCGGACCGCACAGCTGCTCGGCCGGCGCCGGGCGATGCTCGAGATGTTGGGAGCCGCCCCCGACCGGGTCGCCGTCTACGGCATCGAGAACCATGCGGGGACTCCGGTGTACGTCCACGCCAAGACCTGCATCGTCGACGACACGTGGGCCACGATCGGCTCGGACAACTTCAACCGGCGCTCGTGGACGCACGACTCCGAGCTGTCCGCCGCCGTCGTCGACCTGGCCGAGGAGGGATCGTTCGCGCAGTACCTGCGCCTGACGCTGGCCGCCGAGCACCTCGACCGCGACGACGTGCGCGACTGCGCCGATCCGTCGGTCATGTTCGAGACGTACGCGCGTGTCGCAGCCGATCTCGACCGCTGGCACGCGAGCGGACGAGTGGGCGTCCGGCCGGCCGGACGTCTCCGCCGCCTGGAGCCGCCCCGGCTCGGTCCGGTCCAGCGTCTCCTCGCGGCGATCCCGTACCGGGTGGTGCACGATCCTGACGGACGGCCGCGGCCCATCCGCGGCACCGATCGGTTCTGA